A portion of the Aricia agestis chromosome 1, ilAriAges1.1, whole genome shotgun sequence genome contains these proteins:
- the LOC121739929 gene encoding keratin, type II cytoskeletal 2 epidermal-like, translating into MRVRDLIHELQLHEARGQHKRATKKEGIVSSRYGGVKYYDSETGKRQGEGGGGGAAGGTSQGGVSQGGVSQSGVSQGGVSQRGVSQGGVSQGGVSQGGMTQSGVSQGGGYQGSVSQGGGSEGGVFQGGVSQGGISQDGVSPGGVSQGVISRAGVSQCGVSQGGISQDGASQGGISHGSVTQGGVT; encoded by the exons ATGAGAGTGCGCGATTTGATTCACGAGCTGCAATTACACGAGGCGAGAGGGCAGCATAAGAGAGCTACAAAAAAGGAAG GAATTGTGAGCTCACGATACGGCGgggtaaaatattatgatagcgAGACAGGAAAACGTCAGGGcgagggcgggggcgggg GTGCAGCGGGCGGCACGTCTCAGGGCGGCGTGTCTCAGGGTGGCGTTTCCCAGAGTGGCGTGTCTCAGGGTGGCGTATCCCAGCGCGGCGTATCCCAGGGCGGCGTATCCCAGGGCGGCGTATCCCAGGGCGGCATGACTCAGAGCGGCGTGTCCCAGGGCGGTGGGTATCAGGGTAGCGTGTCCCAGGGCGGTGGTTCTGAGGGTGGCGTATTCCAGGGCGGCGTGTCTCAGGGCGGCATATCTCAGGATGGCGTGTCTCCGGGCGGCGTATCCCAGGGCGTTATTTCTCGGGCTGGCGTGTCTCAGTGCGGCGTATCCCAGGGCGGCATCTCTCAGGATGGCGCATCCCAGGGCGGCATATCTCATGGCAGCGTGACTCAGGGCGGCGTGACTTAG